In Numenius arquata chromosome 1, bNumArq3.hap1.1, whole genome shotgun sequence, the DNA window GTCCCGGGGAACGCTGGGGTTCCTGGAGCTTTGCCTGGTCGTCCCCCTCCGTTTCTGTTGTACCCGAGCCGCTGCGCCCCTCGGAAATGGGGGGAACCCGAGGGAGCCGGctcctgagagctgctggggacCTCCTCCGGGACTTCCACCGCAGGAGTTTCTTTCCCAGGCGAACGGCAAGATCCTTGTCCTCCCCACGGGCATGGATTTCATCAAACAAAAACCAGCTTGTTTCTTGGGGCAGAGCTCCCAAATTAGCACGCAATCCCGTTTATGTTGTCGCGTCACAGAATTGCGATTATTCAAAAGCCGAGAAAACTACAATGTTTTATTACTGTCCTAAATACATCTGTGACCTTATGGTTAAAGAAAACCACATTCTTTTCAGAGAATCGTGAACCGAAGTAATTCAATAAATGTCTTTTCCTCTGTTTGTTTGTTAGCTGTAATATCCAGGCAGTGCCTAgaacaaatatatgtatttgtttaaaccactttaatttggttttttccttttgtaaattgCACCCTTGAGGTTTGGATCTGGCTAAATCCCACTTGCTTTATTGAAGCTGATGGGCTAAATTTACATGGAGCTAATCTAGGGAGTAAAATGTTCAGGCTTTGGCTTCGGACCACATTTGAACTGAGAGAAGACAACATTGTTagcgtttgcttttttttttttcctttgtttttattgttcttggtttatttgttttatgcTGCTTCCTGTTTTTTAAGGCAAAGGACCAAATATTACtgctaaaaaggcaaaaaaaaaaaaaaaagttgttatatTTCGACCTGTTGAATTTTCCCCTAACGCACTTgtgatttctgtttctctcttccagttcttcctttGTTCGGTCTATGTCCCGATGTGCACGGAGAAGATTAACATCCCCATAGGTCCCTGTGGTGGCATGTGCCTCTCCGTCAAAAGAAGATGTGAACCTGTTTTAAAAGAATTTGGATTTGCCTGGCCGGACAGCCTAAACTGCAGCAAATTCCCACCCCAGAATGATCACAACCACATGTGCATGGAGGGCCCAGGAGACGAAGAGGTTCCCCTTCACAGCAAGACCTccttgcagcctggagaagagtgcCACAGTATGGGACCTAACTCGGATCAGTACATCTGGGTGAAGAGAAGCTTGAACTGTGTCCTGAAGTGCGGCTACGACGCTGGTCTCTACAGCAGGTCAGCTAAGGAATTCACGGATATCTGGATGGCCGTGTGGGCCAGTCTGTGCTTCATCTCAACTGCCTTCACAGTCCTGACCTTCCTGATTGATTCATCCAGATTTTCCTACCCGGAGCGCCCAATCATATTTTTGAGCATGTGCTACAATATTTATAGCATTGCTTATATTGTGAGGCTAACTGTGGGCCGGGAAAGGATATCCTGTGATTTTGAAGAGGCAGCAGAACCTGTTCTTATCCAAGAAGGTCTTAAGAACACAGGATGTGCTATAATTTTCTTGCTGATGTATTTTTTCGGGATGGCTAGCTCCATCTGGTGGGTTATTCTCACATTGACGTGGTTTCTGGCTGCAGGACTCAAGTGGGGCCACGAAGCTATAGAAATGCACAGCTCTTATTTCCACATTGCAGCCTGGGCGATCCCCGCCGTGAAGACCATCGTCATTTTGATTATGAGACTAGTAGACGCAGACGAGCTCACCGGTCTGTGCTACGTTGGGAACCAGAACCTCGATGCACTGACGGGCTTTGTCGTCGCTCCGCTTTTTACCTACCTGGTCATTGGGACTTTATTCATTGCAGCAGGACTGGTGGCCTTATTTAAAATCAGGTCTAATCTTCAGAAAGATGGAACTAAAACTGACAAACTGGAAAGGCTGATGGTCAAAATCGGTGTCTTTTCAGTGCTGTACACCGTCCCAGCAACGTGTGTCATCGCCTGTTATTTCTACGAAATCTCCAACTGGGCCATTTTCCGCTATTCAGCAGATGATTCCAATATGGCAGTGGAGATGCTCAAAATCTTCATGTCCCTCCTGGTGGGTATTACATCAGGTATGTGGATCTGGTCAGCCAAAACTCTGCACACGTGGCAGAAGTGCTCGAACAGACTGGTGAACTCAGGGAAAGTGAAACGGGAGAAGAGAGCAGATGGTTGGGTGAAACCTGGGAAGGGGAACGAGACCGTGGTATGAGAAAAGGATGACACCCCGATGGTCTGACTGCTCTCCCATGAAGGACTGGTCGTGTGTAAGCATTGCCGTGTAAACATTGGGAGTAGAGTAGGGAGACGGTTACACAACCTGTCTCtgggggatggggaaaaaaaaaaaaagccttaaagaaTAAACAGCAAAAAGATCATGCTGCAGATACAATAGCCATAAATCATGCTGCCCAAAATAGGAAAGCCCAGGGAGGCTTTAAAAGCTGTGAAATATCCAAACAcgttatcttcctttttttttttttttttttttttttaaagcaggatgcAATATACTGAAGTCTTTAGATGCTGGGGGACTGTAGCCCACAGCtgcagcat includes these proteins:
- the FZD4 gene encoding frizzled-4 — its product is MAGGGGGATGRGGLLAVLLAGLLGGARGFGDEEERRCDAIRIAMCQNLGYNVTKMPNLVGHELQADAELQLTTFTPLIQYGCSSQLQFFLCSVYVPMCTEKINIPIGPCGGMCLSVKRRCEPVLKEFGFAWPDSLNCSKFPPQNDHNHMCMEGPGDEEVPLHSKTSLQPGEECHSMGPNSDQYIWVKRSLNCVLKCGYDAGLYSRSAKEFTDIWMAVWASLCFISTAFTVLTFLIDSSRFSYPERPIIFLSMCYNIYSIAYIVRLTVGRERISCDFEEAAEPVLIQEGLKNTGCAIIFLLMYFFGMASSIWWVILTLTWFLAAGLKWGHEAIEMHSSYFHIAAWAIPAVKTIVILIMRLVDADELTGLCYVGNQNLDALTGFVVAPLFTYLVIGTLFIAAGLVALFKIRSNLQKDGTKTDKLERLMVKIGVFSVLYTVPATCVIACYFYEISNWAIFRYSADDSNMAVEMLKIFMSLLVGITSGMWIWSAKTLHTWQKCSNRLVNSGKVKREKRADGWVKPGKGNETVV